DNA from Ensifer canadensis:
GGCAATGTGAAGGCGCGTCAGCGGATGATCTACCAGTACGCGATCGCCGGTGCCGCAAACGGGCTGGTGATTGGAACGGACCATGCCGCCGAGGCCCTGATGGGCTTCTTCACCAAGCACGGAGACGGCGCCGCAGATGTCGTCCCTCTCAGTGGGCTGAACAAGAGACGGGTACGCGCCATCGCCACTTACATGGGCGCACCGTCCGATCTCGTCTCCAAGGTCCCCACAGCCGATCTGGAGACAGACGCCCCGCTGAAGCCCGATGAAGAGGTCTATGGAATTGGCTATGACGCGATCGATGACTTCCTCGAAGGAAAGACCATAAGCAAGTCGGCCGCCGAGCGAATTCTTGCTGCGTATCGGGGGAGCGGACATAAACGTGCGCTGCCGATCGGCCCTGCTTTCGTCGCGGATCCCGCAGCGGCGCCTTGATCAGAGTTCATGGTGGCGCTTCGCCCAGGGCGAATGACAGAGATGCTGCAGCGGCCGGTCCCAGAGGAAGTGACGACGCTACTGGCGGTTTGCTGCCTATAGAACCACAGCGCGAAATGCGCATCTAAGATGCGTCCCTCAACTGTCGCCTTGCGATCGTTGTCAATAAAGGCGGTCCGCGTCGTCACGCCCAACGGGAGATGGGATCGCTATGATCCCGGTCTCCAACCGGGACGCACACGCGTGCCGCCATGGCGCTCGCCGCCGCGATGCCCGGGACGACATCGACCGCAATGCCCCTTTCTTCCAACCGGGCGATCTCCTCGCGGCTACGGCCGACAATCGCCGGGTCACCGGATTGCAGCCGGACAACCCGTTTGCCGGCGCGTGCCCAGGATACCATCATGTCGTTGAGGTCTTCGTGGCTGCAGTTCGCGCGCCCACCACGTTTGCCCACCAGCAGACGCTTGGCTTCGCGACGGGCAAGCTCCAGCACCTCATCGGAAACGAGACCGTCGAAAAGGATGACATCGGCCGCTTGCAGGGCACGCACCGCCTTCAGCGTCAGGTGCTCCGCGTCGCCCGGCCCGGCGCCGACGAGCGTGACGCGGCCGGTGTCGGTCCGGTTCGCCGCGAGGCGATCCATCTCCGCCACCAGCCGCATCTCGACACCCTCCTCCGGTGTCTCCTGAAAGGCACGATCGACAAAACGCTCCCAAAAGGCGCGGCGTGCCGCGCCGGGCTTGAGGCGCGCATTGACCTTGTCGCGGATCGCCTGTGCCAGCGACGCCCAATCCTTCAGGACCGGCGGCAGCAAGGTCTCGATGCGCCGGCGGATCGCTTGGGCAAGAATGGGCGCG
Protein-coding regions in this window:
- the nadE gene encoding ammonia-dependent NAD(+) synthetase yields the protein MDEQFEIIRALGVPGAFDAEREARERIAFLAGYLRQANARAYVLGISGGVDSLTAGLLAQAAVRALREDGYLAQFIAVRLPYGTQADEAAARECLAVINPDLGLEANVKTAADALFTEVRKSAGDLFGTARDDFHLGNVKARQRMIYQYAIAGAANGLVIGTDHAAEALMGFFTKHGDGAADVVPLSGLNKRRVRAIATYMGAPSDLVSKVPTADLETDAPLKPDEEVYGIGYDAIDDFLEGKTISKSAAERILAAYRGSGHKRALPIGPAFVADPAAAP